The following nucleotide sequence is from Bactrocera oleae isolate idBacOlea1 chromosome 2, idBacOlea1, whole genome shotgun sequence.
ACGCATTCTTGCCTCAGCTTGGCGTGCTTATGACACGCACGTGCAACATGACAACAGCGCATTAATTTAACACTTTTCGCTATCAACTGCAGTTATGAAATGACACTGCGTGCTGCAGCCACTTATCATTTGCCACTTGCAACGACCTCAGCATCAACACAGGCATCAGCAGCTTTATCAGCAACAACTACCACAAGGAAATTGCTATTAGATATATGTTTTTAGCCACCGCTCTTCTCGTTATTTCTGCTGATTATCCTTTGCTTATGGATTCCATGCAGCCGCTGAACTTAACCTGCAACACATACTTAACCCGTTGACGTGTGAATGCGTTGATGTACCATAAAAGATTGTTTCGCGAAATTCCTAATGTTTTGCTGGCAGACGCTCTTTCTCTCTGATGATTGCAAAGTTGCTGCAGCATCAGCTGAACGATAGTGTAATCGCTCAACTTAGTGTCATGCAACGTGCAGCATTTTACACATGAAAGTGTATACCTTTACACatggatatacttgtacatttgtttatgtgtatgtgtacattTGTGGCACTATCCTGATGATATTTAATGTGATTAATGTTGCCAGAGCGTAATCATCACTTATTCGAAAGATTGTTGCAACATTGAAACGGCACTATTTGACACAATCGACTCAGGATTGAATTTTTGATTCACTTCATGTAAAAGTCTCGCTTTTATTAGGTAACAGTTGACAAATTTTAGACAAGCGTTTAAGTACAAGTCAATATTTCTAATTTGCTGTTTGCTCACTCTATGCTAAGTGTATTATgagcatatacacatacaaatacaaaaaatagttaatttgGTTCATCATGATCTATTTCAAgtcgaatttataaaaaaaaaaaaataattaatcagtaaaaataatataatatttaaaatattatcaaattttttgcTGGCAAACAGTTTTTTGACCCTTCGTGAGTATGAACTTCTCTAAATGCTTTAAAAGTAATGAAATgtactttaaaccgtttatagTTATCTACtggaatttttgtatattaacgaTGGTAAGACGACAGAAATTACCtatgatttagaaaattttatttttataggatTAGCAAAGATTATATTGCAGACTTTATATACTATCCTACATATTTACTTCTCCAACAACACATATGTACCTCCTATCGCTTTAACACAAATTAAAGAACACTAGATTGGGACAGTATGTGCatgtaataaaagtaaaagcaaattaagAGACAACTTATCTAAAGTGTCAAACTTTctcaaacattttaaattatgcCTTCCACTTCTTTCATTTATAATGTCACGACCTAATATATTCGAACTTACCATTAAACAAGGAAGAGATGAAACTCTATTaatccatatttttattattacgcTGAACAACACTCGACTCcaaaatctatatattatatatatatgccgtCGATTTAGGAGATTAATCTACAAGTGGTTAAATTCGAACTAGTATTTTTGAGACATAAgctttattttcttattaagtCTCATTTTGTGTTTCTCTCCCTATTTTGTCATTTTGTCTGCTCCACTTATTCGTAGTGTACTTCCTTATGCATAGCATTATACCATGTTCAGACAAGGCAATGTCATATAAGATTAGTTTTTATAGATGTGTGGTTTTCAATTTTCATGCAAATATATTCCCAAACATTGAAGAATCTTGGTTTGCCGGCTTACAAACTCCAACTCGTATATGAATTTAAGCCGATTAATCTTCAAATGTGTTGCATGTGTGGTGAATGGACCAAAAACGAGTTGGCCACCGATCcagattttcacaagaaaatttttgttcaaCGACGAAGCTCACGTTTGGTTGAATGGGCACGTTAATGAACAAAATTATCGCATTTGGAGTGActcacaagccattgttgaaaCGCCGGTTTATCCCCAAAACGTCACTGTGTGATACGCTctggactattttttttttggtaggtTATGTGAAAACGCTTGGCTACGCATATAGCCCGAGAGAATTGAAGCATTGCCCAAAAACgcttttaaaacataatttcaaacccttatctttataataaagctaaatttttgcttataacattatattgtattatatgcgttttattatttcataagaACTACATATCTAAACACGCACCCGTTAATAAAGTATTTCTTCTTTTTCCATATTCCGGTGAGAGAGTCTCTCTTCCCTTTCCCCCATACTCCAGGTGGaagtttttcttcttcttccgTACTTCCGGTGTGGCTTCCTCTTCCGTATTCCGGGTATTTTCTTCTTCGAAATACAGTTATATAGGTTTTATACAAGAAAAACAGGATGATATTTTTCTTTCAGCATAATTCAGACAGTGTCTTCAATTAAAAGTATCCTTTAGCTCAAAGTTAAACGTTACTATGTATAATACCTTTGTGGTCAATAATTTCTTCTtcctttttctctctctctggttatttatttattgttctccaatatgtattttttataccagAACACTTGCATTAGCTAATTAAAGGAACCCTATAGGAAATTTCGAGACAATTCTACTTCAAATGCTCGTCAACTCGtttagtatataaaatttcaaaaatatttaaaatatattgaagttCAATGGTGTGACCCGGACAGTTTACTTCAGGAATTCTATTCTCACCCTTAAGACCTATATGATCGAAAACAAAGAGTATTACTTCCCGAAAATTCCTGTATATTATGAAATTACTGCATATCTCAGTGGCACTCTCGCTCACATgcttaaatacttacataagcTGCACCACACCTccattacatattttatataaatagcatATATTCTCCTAACTAAAGCGTGCAACGTGCATCACGTGTGTGTAAAGGTTGCAAACTTGTGCAGATAAATGCAACCCACGTAGAGTTTTATGTATAAGTGAGCGCTAGTAACGCAAGGGTATTTAGAAGTCTTACTTATTACTTATTAAGCACAAGATCAAGATCACAGCTAAATTGTTGCGAGTGCACTCAGCAGTTGCACTGTTTAGCTCTCATTTACATATCACTTCTTTGCTTCGTTTCCTACTCGCCTTTGCATTTATTTGCACAGACGTACATGAcagcttttattatttaatttagcgccaattattttttttagtagaCCAACGGCACTTGTGCGAGCTTTGCGTGCAACGGTTTGACTTGGAAATTAGCAAAATTGCGTGCGTTCTGTGGTGCGTTAAGATCACCTAAGGGCTGACACCACTttaaaccaatattttttgtgtgtttttgagTGGGTAAGGAGAGCAGACTCTGGATGAGAAAATATTTaggaatacaaatttaaattagtaattattaatatgtttcgAATGTAAGCGATAcagaaggggataaaataaattatttaactatatattaatatgaatattattattttttgttatttatatgttttttattgatttttgacgATTATATTTCGTAAACGTTTagctaaatcgaaaaaatataataaactatttttgaaGAGCAATTAATTTCCAACAAGACTACGaactttgtaatttaaaatactttttcgtTGAGTTGTTAAAATCAAaagaaagaaacaatttttccttaaaatagtcaaagtTCAACCGTTGATATATTTTAAACGAAATGACGATgaggtttacaaaaaaaaatgtttttgaccTTTTTTGAAGTGCATTTAAATTCCAACAAAATCTACAAAACGAAATTATGTTTCAAGTATTTgcaagcgagatatgaatttttctatttgataatatgaaaaaaatagataactgtAAGGTGGAAGGCCTtctcgttacaattaagagctcatacttggagacgCTTTCTTATCGGTATctaccaaccaatttttcagggtaccaagctaaaaaaaatataaaagcttaAACACATACGGTTAACACGTATATACAAAACTAAGAAACTAGTCGGTGATGATGAAGATATGAAAAATACAAGCTCTTTGCTTTTCTTGGCGTATGTTCAAAATTACCACTTGAACTAGTGAGATATTAAAATAGTGACTCTTTTGATAACATTTCTTAGAACTAATGATGTTGAATGATCTAAGCAAATCTAAATTACCAATCTAAAAGAAATTATCTCCATCAGAAAGCAAGTTTAACTAAtcgtttataaattaattttatcatttttatgaTTAAAATGAGAGATAgccattggtttttaagttcaAATATAGCATCATACTCTTCATTACTCTCAAAATTAACGAGTTCTCGCTAACTCTAAGTAATAATActccaaaaaattattgctaatCAATATTGGTGATAAGCTTCATTGATCTGCTAAAGCAAAGTAGACAGCTAGAATTGGAAGAAAGAAATGGTCGAGATTTTGTATATCAAATAGGACATTTGTTAAGGTTTATTCATTAGAAACAGTTAAAGGACGAGAACTGTGGGATATTAGCTACTTTGGTTTGGTACTGACCTAATCCCAATCACCAGAAGTTATTCTCAGTAAATGTGGTAAATGTTAAAATGTGTGCGACAcgatagtaataataataaatacacgGACGTTAAGCGAATTGCAATGGAGGTAAGTAGTGGTAAATGAAACAACTAACTAGGGTGTGAACAAGCAGAAAATTACCACAATCTTTAGAAAGATAAACAGAGTTAAGGCCACGTGAGGACAGTTTAGATCCGAATAATTACTTAGTTTTGCATATAAAtccatttctttaataaaaaaaaatatatcaattaatATACTAATAATATCAATGCGATAACGCTGAGTTTGCCTTTCTAAAAAGTATTTCCTCACTGCACTAAGAACATTTTGttaggaaaatttttataatttcagagTCAATAGTATGAGGTTTTGGTCTGCCAAATTTCCAATTACACGATATTAAATTaacgtaatataatatatgaatctATTTAACTTGACACCTGTTATTATGTCTATATATTACAAGAATAATTTTGAGTTATACTACAGGTACTTTAAATATTGTCAcattcaatttaaaatgatatggATGAGGCTCTCATaggagccggtatcaaaattgcGCAATGGACGTAGTACTGCACAACTTTAGCTGAAAACCTATAGCACaggaactactcgaccaatttttaccaaattttatatgtaacataatcaatttttataccctcgcaacatGATGCAacagagagtataatagttttgtacacctcacggttgtttgtatcatataAGACTAATTGAGAtatatatggagttatatatataaggaTGGATAAAAAAACGTATGTCTTCTCCGCTTGGTATCCTGAGAAATTGGTTGAAAGACACCACTAAAATATAAgcttttaattgtaacgggCTGGTCCACCGCCTTGtagatattgaaaaatttatatctcgcttccaactaattgaaaaaatatttcgttctatagattttgtaggaaattgaatgcactttaaaaaaggtttagaacgattttttcgtaaacttaaccgttaaaagatatattttgtgaaccaaaaaaaaaaaaacatttacaaaaacaagaacCACACACGAAAAAGCTACAACAAAGCACATACTACaagtaaaatacaatattaaaaccACGACaagaaaaaacaacgaaaaagcGATAACAACACGTAATGCCactcgaaaatattaaaataaatttcaaaaatcaaaacaaatttaataaagatgATAGTAATTGAACTTTTTCTCAAATTGAGATGGAATGACAAGTAaaagttgtgaattttttttgttcttattgCAATCGCGTTTTGTTTTATAGGCGTGTCTATCGCTGACGTAGGAGGCATATGTTCTGACAAACCACGATTAACGCGCGAAGAGTTCGATTTCCATTATCATTTAGCAGCATGACTAAGTTGTTTTGAATAGTTTGAAATCTCTCTAACACTCGCTCTAACGCACCCATACTGTGTATGTATGGCTaggtatgtttatataaatgttgTACGTATGTATTGGCGACGATTGGATGATTTGACTAGAATCgtattttatattcatatcaGCTGAGAATACTCAAGCCATCTATTATATTTAGGTGAGTTGATAATTTACAATTGAAATGTCAGTATCTGTGCTACACGCTTTCGGTTTCGGCTGCTGGACTATAAAAGCGCAACTTTCGTTTCGAAATAGCATTAGTTGCGAATTGGCTCGACATAGAAACAAACATTCAGCACCTGTAAGGCAAAGTGAATAAGGGTAATTCGATAAAAATGGGTTTGAGCGGCAAAAATGTCGTTTTCGTTGGCGGTTTGGGCTTCATCGGTTACGAGGCCTGCAAACAGATTATGACCAAGAATGTGGCGGTGAGTTGCACGAGAGAAACTTACGCGTATTATCGAGTGTTTATCGAAAATgggtttataatttaatataaagaacattatataataaattaacttaaaaatatttcttcaaccCTCGCAGTCCTTCTTCGTGTTCGACGTTTTGGAAAATGCCGAGAATATTAAGGCTCTACAGGCCATCAATCCCAAGACCAAAGTCTATTACACCAAATTCGACATCACCAACAAGGCGAGCATTAAGTCGGCACTCGCCGATGTTATCGCCAAGGTGCAATACATCGATGTACTCGTCAATGGTGCCGGCATACTCACCGATCCCAATGTAGAGTTAACCATGAACATCAATTTGATTGGTCTTATCAATACCACGCTAGAGGCAATTCCACTCATGGACAAGAATAAGAACGGACGCGGTGGCCTGATTGTCAACATTGCTTCCGTGTTGGGTTTGGAGCCCGCACCACCCGCCGCCATCTACTGCGCATCGAAATTCGGTGTTATGGGCTTCTCGCGATCAATTTCCGTAAGTAAACTGCACACCCACCTACAATATTTACCTTTGCTcctatataaacaattttgctCTACTTACTTGTATTTCTTAACAGGATCCTTATTATTACAACCTTACCGGTATTGCGGTAGCCACATTCTGTCCCGGTTTGACAGAAACGCCGTTGAAGAACAATATTGCCACTAAATACACCTTCGAATATTCGAAGGTGATTGGTGATAAACTCAACAACACCAAGACGCAGAAACCCGAAGCTTGTGGCGCTCATTTGGCTCAGGTGCTCGATACAGCCGAGAATGGTGGCATCTATATTAGCAACCAAGGCACTTTGTCCAAGGTCACACCGACCGTCTACTGGCAACCCACATTCAACTAGGCTTTTTAGGCAACATCTgcgataatttttaatattgtatatacatgtaaatatgtacatacgtatagtaagtatatatatgttatttagtTTACAAGTTAAAAGTCTGAATTGAATAAATGTTCATTAGTTTTTCATTAAAACGTGCCTTGACttgtgttattattgttgttgtagtatcaTAGTTGGTTTGAGAAaaagggtaaaatctgtagattataaaaaagaaaatttttggactttCTAAACgattaaaagttattaacttaaaaaaatttttgtggtcataatttgagttttaaaaaaagtcttaaacgccCAAttctttccttaagcgttaaaataaactttgagtcaaaaaccgtcacattcggtaatttttatataaatgtaaacagTTTAaagtaaaaagatttttttcttgtccaataaaaatttttactcgaaatttactttgaaactgagtgcgccgcctcaagatgttaaaaaaatttttttttgtccaaaaattttctttttttataatctacagattttaccatcagactaagcaaaaaaatgaaaaaaacaatttcgctccaccctaatacatatatacatacattaacacatatttatagaaaattgaCATTAAATTCTAAATTAGATGTTCCAAGTATTATATGTaatctatatataattaataacaaCATTTTACCTACTTAATTAGATTCGACTACATTAACCCCAGCGACGCCGGTCTTTGCTGATAActctttaatatatatttatttatttcacgtCATTTGCAATAACATTGTTGGGTTTTACTTAATTTCACACAATGTATCCGTATGCTTAgctaataacaaaaaatgagCATCCGCTGCTGGTAGAGGAAACTTAGCAAGCGGCAAGACAATTTCATTTCACTAGAGACAATTAAGCAGTGcattaaatacaacaaaaacaatattaatagctttaaaaatatgcaataatgaactatttaaatatataaacgcatttaaagcaattaataatatattttcttatcaaGCAAGTTAATGacgagtttttttattgattatatgtgttacaaattaaataaatcaaatataattgttacaaattagaataaataatttatattagaacttgataattgaaatatatgGTAGATAatgctttcaataaaattttataaatattgaaagaTAAATGATTAGTGAAATTTTTAAGAACAAGCatatagaataaaaatattatgccaATTGGTACTCGGAAGTTTTCCGCACTGCACATCTTTCTGATAACAATAAATGTGGgagtggcagtgatccgattacgcccaactCCACTTTCAACCCCACTTGGGTGCCAAGGAGAATATGTAGCAAGCGGGGGGTggacctataaaatatatacatatatatatgatcagcgcAATGATCTTAGTCGAATAAGCCATATCCATGTCCCATTTGAGACATCGACGTACACGTCCTTTCTTCTCATAGAAGCCGCTCGTTTGTCGAAACcgtcgatatcgaaccactatagcatatatctgcgatacaaactgaacgatcagaataaaaataaatatatttgtatacctttttatgctataagaaataaacTTGTGAAGGTTATTACAGCTTCGATGCAGCCAATGCTTATTTCTTCTTGTTTTAGACCAGTTTCTGTCTACCCACTACCACTTAGTAATATGTTAATATTCTGAATGTTTCTTAAAACACCAACAGTTAAGTCAGTTAGTAAACATTTTATTCGTTCTGATCACTCTCGATCATATCTTGAGAGATAATATTCAGTAATTACAACATTTACTAATTAATTATCTTACACGAACATGATTAAAAGAAAGTATTTGAGTTGAAAAATCAGATCTAGCTTTAGTTGAATTCTTCACAGGAATATGTTATCGATCTTCGTTAAATATTCctctgaaatatatatatatatatttctaacaaCAGAATTTAAGGTTAATGTAAAAGTACTGttatgcaaaaataacaaagcCACTTCTAGATGTAAGAGTGAAGTTCCAAATCAAATGCATAGCTAcctttataattttactttattgtataggtaaagagaaaaaaatcaactttgttgtgtttgttgacATAAGTGTGCTGAGAGATTGCGATTAGTAAATATCAAAAGTGATTAGTAATAAAAGTCAACAAAACGCCGGCGactaaaccaaaaaatattgacattAGCGCAAATTCGAAAGTGATTAGAAATGTTctatattaaatgtaaataaaagatatgatagatgtatatacatacatatatatctaagcGTGTTTGTAGTTATATAGATtcatacatacttttatatatttacattcacTACTTTGTTGTAGAAAAGTATGCAGAACTTATTTTAAGGCAAACATTTTCTGCAGCAATATTGTGTGGGGTATTTTGAAGCAACGAAAGCTATGTTAATGTGTCTTATTGGCGTGTTTAATTGGCGTCTGCCCCATTTTCGTATCGAAAGCTCCGTGACATGCGCGAGCGAGCCTGTACACGCGCCGGGAGGATTTGGATATAAAAACGCGGCAGAATGCTCAGTCTCATCACAGTCGCTGGGCAAACAGTTGTAGGAAAGTGTTTTGCTTCAAATTGCAgtgtttttcgatttttaactAAACTTTTATTAAACATGAGTTTGGCGggtaaaaatgttgtttttgtcgGCGGCTTGGGCTTCATTGGTTATGAGGCTTGCAAAACGTTGATAACCAGAGATTTGGCGGTAAGAcagaaaagttataaaaaagagttgtgaaaattgtaaactgactttaaaaatttataaaaataatcatagaaataaaataacaattaataaaacGATAAGAATAGTTAGTAAATGAGCGGaagttaccaaaataataaagtGATGAAGAAAACCAAATTGAATaactaatatttttgaaatatgctgagaataaaaaaaaaaattatacaacaaaattaataaaaagtaaaaaaattagttttatatatttttttagacatAAAAGTTTAAAAGGTATTAAGTAGAATTGTGATGTTGTGTATAACAGTAGTAaacagtttaaatattttcgcaaaaaaatttaaaattttttaaaaataattttgcttgAATATTGAtggaaaaaatagtaaaaaatcacggaatgaaaatttatataatctttTTTCTATAATATAGAGGAAAAGTGGAAGTGTGGAAATTTTGCATTtaatgtttataataaaattattttccatgattaaaaaataatacaatatttcttaaaaaaattgacgtaatcattttgtattaaaaattagtataatATTTAGAATTCTGTAATGCAGAAATCTTAAAGTAaggaaaaaactatttttgttaaaaaaattaataaagaagttgcgGGCTTAAATTATTTGTGGGAAAAACtttaccaaaattaaaatttaaagtttaataaaacgaatataaattcttttaataaaaataaatataaataattgatgaattttttttttattttccactctaattttatttttatagtgttttttttgaaaaaaattaagcatttgaaaaaataaaaaagtagttacacaaaaatctaaaaacaattaacaaaactgaaagtttaaaaaatttatattaaataactgCGGATTTAAGGTATTTGTggaaaacaaatcaaaatatcTATTGTTtacactaattttattttattattgttgttttttttcaccaataaaaataaacttttaattaatataaatcaaaagtAAAGTTCAAATTTACGATTCGTCTCTTTTCTTCCTTAGTCCTTATTTGTTTTCGATATTTTGGACAAACCGGAAGCTGTGAAGGCCTTAGAAGAAATCAATCCCAAGACCAAAGTGTTCTATACCAAGTTCGATATTACCAGCAAGGATAACATTAAGCAATCACTCGCTGATGTTATCGCCAAGGTGCAATACATCGATGTACTCGTCAATGGCGCCGGCATACTCAACGATCCCAATGTAGAGTGGACCATGAACATCAATTTGATTGGTCTTATCAATACCACGCTAGAGGCAATTCCACTCATGGACAAGAATAAGAAGGGACGCGGTGGCGTGATTGTCAATATTGCTTCCGTGTTGGGTTTGGAGCCCGGACCACCCGCCGCCATCTACTGTGCATCGAAATTCGGTGTTATGGGTTTCTCTCGTTCACTTGGTGTGAGTGGCGCATAATAATAGATTTTtcacaatattattttatattgtttataaatatatatttcttatttattgcttttttactACTATTAACTAAAAACTATTATAAATAACTAGCATTTAACTATTATTTTAGGATCCCCACTATTATGAACATACGGGCATTGCGGTGGTCACTTTCTGTCCCGGTTTGACCGATACGCCATTGAAGAACAACGTTGCCACCAAATATACTTTCGACTATTCCAAGGAGATTGGCGAGAAGCTGAACCACTGCAAAACACAGAAACCAGAAGTGTGTGGCGCACATTTGGCTCAAGTCGTCGAGTTGAGGGACAATGGTGCCATCTATATTAGTAACGAAGGCACACTGACCAAGGTGAAGCCAAGCGTCTACTGGGAACCAACTTTTTAAAGACTTTCGCTATAAAAAGCTTCATACAATAGTTAATAATAATGCGCTTttactacaaaaattatttagaaaaaaatgtgttttataattttagttttattacttttaataaattatttttataaaaaactgtaTGGAAAATTGTGGTTGATTCTAGCAATTAAGTTCTAaggatacaaaaaatataagggAGTGCGAAactgaattttaaaattggcaAATGgctttttttctatatataaaattagattttgcgttatgaaaaattgtatgttCAAAATCTCTGCTTCTCGCCGAAGTCAATATTATTCATCTGCATGTGcactgtttataaataattgtttatttttagaatttaatatttaactataatttattaaatcattTTTTCACCTTCATTTTGTGTATATGTCAATATAAGCATATCAGattcatatacacatattgttgttgtttgatatGTGAAATATGTCTTGTGAGCCAATCTCTTCAAAAGCGATAGgcttcataaattttattatacgtttATTAtacgaaaatacatttttatttgccttATTTCTCACTGAAATAATCTCAAAGAACTTTTCTGTTTGAAAACAAAGTTAGAGATTAAAGTTCCCTTTttgatactctcgcaacctgttgctacagagtataatagttttgttcacctaaaactaatcgagttagatatagggttatgtatatataaatgatcaggatgaagagacgagttgaaatccgggtgactgtctgtccgtccgtccgtccgtccgtccgtccgtccgtccgtccgtccgtccgtccgtgcaagctctaacttgagtaaaaattgagatatctttatgaaacttggtagacatgtttcttggtaccgtgagacggttggtattgcagatgggcgtaatcggaccactgccacgcccacaaaacgccattaatcaaaaacaaataaactgccataacttaagatataagactgttatttggtacacaggatcacattagggaggggcatctgcagttaaattttttttttaaagtgggcgtggtcccgcctctaataggtttaatgtgtatatctcctaagccgctaatgctataataacaaaattcactggaaccaaatgtttttagcacttctattgacggtgtgaaaatctccgcatataacggtactgttaaaaactactaaaagcgcgataaatcaagcactaaacacggcagggacattaaattttatctctgagatggtatgagatggctttataggaactgcgttcaaaattaaacagtgggcgtggcacagcccacttttaggtgaaaacccatatcttgggatctgcttaaccaatttcaaccaaattcgatatgtaacattcttctcatatatctatattatagtgcaaaaatgggcgaaatcggactaaaaccacgcctacttcccatataacaccattttaaattccatctgattctttcactttccactatgcaaatcaggcaacaatgactgtatcgggataaaactttgcgtgaataatgcaattaaagtatcccaccttgcggccaaaaattgtctaaatcgaaccaaaactgtttaagcccctaagtactaaatatgtggaccctaatgcctatagttgaccttctaccgaaaatatcagtcaatccacaaagaaatcccaaacgagtataccatttgactttgcgagagtataaaatgttcggttacatccgaactcagcccttccttacttgtttttttttgctttttagaaAACGTCAATCTGATTTCCCTCGACTTTTTTCTTTTGACTCACTTGATAggttctaaaattttaaagtgcta
It contains:
- the LOC106621041 gene encoding alcohol dehydrogenase (The RefSeq protein has 2 substitutions compared to this genomic sequence), coding for MGLSGKNVVFVGGLGFIGYEACKQIMTKNVASFFVFDVLENAENIKALQAINPKTKVYYTKFDITNKASIKSAFADVIAKVQYIDVLVNGAGILTDPNVELTMNINLIGLINTTLEAIPLMDKNKKGRGGLIVNIASVLGLEPAPPAAIYCASKFGVMGFSRSISDPYYYNLTGIAVATFCPGLTETPLKNNIATKYTFEYSKVIGDKLNNTKTQKPEACGAHLAQVLDTAENGGIYISNQGTLSKVTPTVYWQPTFN
- the LOC106621040 gene encoding alcohol dehydrogenase 1; protein product: MLSLITVAGQTVVGKCFASNCSVFRFLTKLLLNMSLAGKNVVFVGGLGFIGYEACKTLITRDLASLFVFDILDKPEAVKALEEINPKTKVFYTKFDITSKDNIKQSLADVIAKVQYIDVLVNGAGILNDPNVEWTMNINLIGLINTTLEAIPLMDKNKKGRGGVIVNIASVLGLEPGPPAAIYCASKFGVMGFSRSLGDPHYYEHTGIAVVTFCPGLTDTPLKNNVATKYTFDYSKEIGEKLNHCKTQKPEVCGAHLAQVVELRDNGAIYISNEGTLTKVKPSVYWEPTF